In the Pristiophorus japonicus isolate sPriJap1 chromosome 5, sPriJap1.hap1, whole genome shotgun sequence genome, one interval contains:
- the LOC139264184 gene encoding protein rapunzel-like translates to MAGTAKNTLELAKSIAELVQAVIVVKNALSSVRRLEKVAPATGAVGAVIGVSAAIVKLAMGNVDSEELAYMKEQFQIVRNQLDVISDQIKQVLWEIERSTVNNQYFTIEENLKNQFRKYMDILNAAPEFREKQKKEFLTHFAVTKGDQNVHTLCDAVMGFSAIFGKPILETAMGYDQRNRRFMEGLCSRLKELLCIGLIAMVGHAALTGNDVEALKGEWDEKIAKVESKMTSMIDRCINEFAEQAKIDVEKLIQGKGGRDNEECASYIRDSLVEKYDWVKWSVRVYDPVWGFGNHCIIGDVRCYKGLWENMVHIMKCYKGLWGPCNFPDSYHFWENYSGVTLCVHST, encoded by the exons ATGGCTGGAACTGCTAAAAATACATTGGAACTGGCAAAAAGCATTGCAGAGCTTGTACAAGCTGTGATTGTGGTGAAAAATGCCCTGTCATCAGTTAGGCGTTTAGAAAAAGTTGCCCCTGCAACGGGAGCAGTGGGTGCTGTGATTGGGGTATCGGCAGCAATTGTTAAACTGGCCATGGGAAATGTGGACAGTGAGGAGCTCGCATACATGAAGGAGCAGTTCCAGATAGTCAGGAACCAGCTAGATGTCATTTCTGATCAGATTAAGCAGGTGCTTTGGGAGATCGAGAGAAGCACGGTTAATAATCAATATTTCACCATTGAAGAGAACTTGAAAAACCAGTTCAGGAAGTACATGGACATCCTCAATGCAGCGCCAGAATTCCGGGAGAAGCAGAAAAAAGAGTTTCTCACGCACTTTGCCGTGACTAAAGGTGACCAGAACGTTCACACTCTCTGTGATGCTGTGATGGGATTTTCTGCCATCTTTGGCAAACCCATCCTGGAAACCGCCATGGGATATGACCAGAGGAATCGTCGCTTCATGGAAGGACTCTGCTCCCGTCTGAAGGAGCTCCTCTGTATCGGCCTGATCGCCATGGTGGGTCACGCTGCCCTCACTGGGAATGATGTAGAGGCGTTAAAGGGAGAATGGGACGAGAAAATCGCCAAAGTTGAGAGTAAAATGACATCCATGATAGATCGGTGCATAAATGAGTTTGCAGAGCAAGCAAAAATAGATGTTGAAAAACTAATACAGGGAAAGGGTGGAAGAGATAACGAAGAATGTGCATCTTACATAAGAGACAGTTTAGTCGAGAAATATGACTGGGTTAAATGGTCTGTGAGGGTCTATGATCCTGTCTGGGGCTTTGGCAATCACTGTATCATTGGTGATG TGAGATGTTACAAGGGACTTTGGGAGAATATGGTACATATAATGAAATGCTACAAGGGGCTGTGGGGTCCCTGCAACTTTCCCGACAGTTATCATTTCTGGGAGAACTACAGTGGAGTCACCCTGTGTGTCCACTCTACCTAG